One region of Eupeodes corollae chromosome 1, idEupCoro1.1, whole genome shotgun sequence genomic DNA includes:
- the LOC129939941 gene encoding 60S ribosomal protein L32 codes for MTIRPAYRPKIVKKRTKHFIRHQSDRYSKLSAKWRKPKGIDNRVRRRFKGQYLMPNIGYGSNQRTRHMLPTGFKKFLVHNVKELEVLMMQNRVYCGEIAHGVSSKKRKEIVERAKQLAIRLTNPNGRLRSQENE; via the exons ATGACTATCCGACCAGCATACAGgccaaaaattgtaaagaagCGTACAAAGCACTTCATTCGTCATCAGTCTGACCGCTATTCCAAGCTTTCT GCAAAATGGCGTAAACCAAAAGGTATTGACAACAGAGTCCGTCGTCGTTTCAAGGGACAATACTTGATGCCAAACATTGGTTATGGTTCAAACCAACGTACCCGCCATATGTTGCCCACTGGCTTCAAAAAATTCCTCGTCCACAACGTCAAGGAACTCGAAGTTCTGATGATGCAAAACCGTGTGTACTGCGGCGAGATCGCCCATGGTGTGTCCTCAAAGAAACGCAAGGAAATCGTTGAGCGCGCCAAGCAATTGGCTATTCGTTTAACGAACCCCAATGGTCGTCTACGTTCGCAAGAAAACGAATAA
- the LOC129939937 gene encoding putative fatty acyl-CoA reductase CG5065 isoform X2, with protein sequence MYLSTNNYCAAIVIFDKVFKRDPHVLKKIKIIKGDVLEKGLGICDSDLHELISKVDIIFHCAANVRFDQPLRPMIEMNVGGTHKMLQLAEKLTNLKVVVHVSTSYCQCNESILEERPYQPPNDPHEILAMVRSLDENALQEVTPRLLKGLPNTYAYSKALAEGLVQSFNRKFPIVICRPSIVTASLKEPLPGWVEGVNGPTGLMIAGARGVLRSMHCNPDYPATIIPVDTAINALIAAAWDCGSKLENDVNYINVCVSNKLLMTWGESIESGKRFFYETPLSFSLWYPNGSIKKNYYEHLFCVIFFHYLPAYFIDFLLLIIGRKPFLIKVQKKISGGLSLLQYYTTKTWEFKNEKFCQLNSKLNYVDREIFNICQEQINWEQYIRSYIHGMRTFMLKETDASLPKARKLLTRLYIVDRIVKLTFVIVTFTLLWINIDTMIARGDAILKNALDMFIKNDNTTLVLNT encoded by the exons ATGTATTTATCAACAAACAATTACTGCGCTGCGATAGTT atatttgataaagttttcaaaagagaTCCACACgtattaaagaaaatcaaaattatcaaaGGTGATGTTCTAGAAAAAGGTCTTGGAATATGTGATAGTGATTTGCACGAACTAATATCAAAAGTTGACATAATATTTCATTGTGCTGCTAATGTTCGATTTGATCAGCCTCTTAGACCGATGATTGAGATGAATGTGGGTGGTACGCATAAGATGTTGCAATTGGCTGAAAAATTAACCAACCTTAAGGTTGTAGTGCATGTATCCACATCATACTGCCAATGCAATGAAAGTATATTAGAAGAGAGGCCGTATCAACCACCCAATGACCCACATGAAATTCTTGCAATGGTGCGCTCATTGGATGAAAATGCACTACAAGAAGTCACACCTAG GTTGCTAAAAGGTTTACCAAACACATATGCTTATAGTAAGGCACTGGCAGAGGGATTAGTTCAatcttttaacagaaaatttcCCATTGTAATTTGTAGACCCTCTATAg taACTGCATCACTAAAAGAACCACTACCCGGATGGGTTGAAGGTGTAAACGGACCAACGGGGTTGATGATAGCTGGCGCTAGAGGTGTTCTCCGTTCTATGCATTGCAACCCTGATTATCCTGCCACTATTATTCCAGTtgacaccgctattaatgcactTATTGCAGCAGCTTGGGATTGTGGCAGCAAATTAGAAAATGACGTAAATTATATCAATGTCTGTGTTTCTAACAAGTTACTTATGACATGGGGTGAGAGCATAGAATCTGGTAAACGCTTCTTCTATGAGACTCCCTTAAGTTTTTCCCTATGGTATCCTAATGGTTCCATTAAAAAGAACTACTACGAGCATTTATTTTGCGTGATCTTCTTTCATTATCTTCCAGcttatttcattgattttctCTTACTGATAATTGGACGAAAACCttt tttaataaaagtgcAGAAGAAAATTTCTGGTGGTCTAAGTCTCCTTCAGTactatacaacaaaaacatggGAATTCAAAAACGAgaaattttgtcaattaaacTCCAAGCTGAATTATGTCGATCgagaaatatttaatatttgccAGGAGCAAATCAATTGGGAACAATATATTCGATCATATATTCATGGCATGAGAACTTTTATGTTGAAAGAAACCGATGCTTCACTTCCGAAAGCAAGAAAGCTTTTGACACGATTGTATATTGTCGACCGAATCGTCAAGTTAACATTTGTCATAGTAACATTTACTTTGCTTTGGATCAACATAGATACCATGATAGCAAGAGGAGATGCAATCTTAAAAAATGCTTTGgatatgtttattaaaaatgataataCAACGCTGGTTTTAAATACATGA
- the LOC129939938 gene encoding 60S ribosomal protein L3, whose amino-acid sequence MSHRKFSAPRHGSMAFYPKKRAARHRGKVKAFPKDDASKPVHLTCFVGYKAGMTHIVREADRPGSKINKKEVVEAVTVLETPPMIVVGAVGYIETPFGLRALVNVWAQHLSEECRRRFYKNWYKSKKKAFTKASKKWTDDVGKKSIENDFRKMIRYCKVIRVIAHSQIRLIKQRQKKAHIMEIQLNGGSIEDKVKWVKEHLEQAVPVSKVFGQDEVIDCVGVTKGKGFKGVTSRWHTKKLPRKTHKGLRKVACIGAWHPSRVSFTVARAGQKGYHHRTEINKKIYRIGAGIHTKDGKVIKNNASTEYDLTDKSITPMGGFPHYGEVNNDFVMLKGCCIGSKKRVITLRKSLLVHTSRKALEQIKLKFIDTSSKMGHGRFQSAADKLAFMGPLKKDRIKEEQAATTAAPTI is encoded by the exons atg TCTCATCGTAAGTTTTCGGCGCCTCGCCATGGTTCCATGGCTTTCTACCCCAAAAAGCGTGCAGCTAGACACCGTGGAAAGGTTAAGGCCTTCCCTAAAGATGATGCCTCCAAACCAGTGCATCTAACTTGCTTTGTTGGATACAAGGCCGGTATGACTCACATTGTACGTGAGGCTGACCGTCCTGGATCAA aGATCAACAAGAAGGAAGTTGTTGAGGCTGTTACCGTTTTGGAAACACCACCAATGATTGTTGTAGGAGCTGTTGGTTACATTGAAACTCCATTCGGTCTACGTGCCCTCGTTAACGTCTGGGCCCAGCACTTGTCTGAAGAATGCCGTCGTCGTTTCTACAAGAACTG GTATAAGAGCAAGAAGAAGGCTTTCACCAAGGCCAGCAAGAAATGGACCGATGATGTCGGTAAGAAGAGCATTGAGAATGACTTCAGAAAGATGATCCGTTATTGCAAGGTCATCCGTGTCATTGCCCACTCTCag atCCGTTTGATCAAGCAACGCCAAAAGAAGGCTCACATCATGGAAATCCAATTGAACGGTGGTTCAATTGAGGACAAGGTTAAATGGGTCAAGGAGCACTTGGAACAAGCTGTGCCCGTCTCAAAGGTCTTCGGACAAGATGAGGTTATTGACTGCGTTGGTGTTACCAAGGGTAAGGGATTCAAGGGTGTGACCAGCCGTTGGCACACAAAGAAATTGCCACGCAAGACGCACAAGGGTCTGCGTAAGGTCGCCTGTATTGGTGCTTGGCATCCAAGTCGTGTATCCTTCACTGTAGCACGTGCCGGTCAGAAGGGTTACCATCACCGTACCGAGATCAACAAGAAGATCTACCGCATTGGAGCTGGTATCCACACTAAGGATGGCAAG gtCATTAAGAACAATGCATCGACTGAGTACGATTTGACCGATAAGAGCATTACCCCAATGGGTGGTTTCCCCCATTATGGTGAAGTTAACAATGACTTTGTCATGCTTAAGGGATGTTGCATTGGTTCCAAGAAACGTGTTATTACCTTGCGTAAATCACTTTTGGTCCACACCAGCCGCAAAGCTTTGGAACAAATCAAGCTTAAGTTCATCGATACATCGTCCAAGATGGGTCATGGTCGCTTCCAGTCTGCCGCCGACAAATTGGCATTCATGGGACCACTCAAGAAGGACCGCATCAAGGAAGAACAGGCTGCAACTACAGCTGCTCCAACCATTTAA
- the LOC129939940 gene encoding mitochondrial nicotinamide adenine dinucleotide transporter SLC25A51 translates to MSDAREELTTMEGIDTRLIVSFDWHEFACGCGAAFVNLGLTYPIYKLIFRQMLHGVGIGSAFDQLRNEGITYLYRGIFPPLAQKTVSLSIMFGVYDGTRRMLVEGFQMNNYAAKIISGLTAGTFEGALLPFERVQTLLADSKFHHHFKNTPAAFRYVIANHGFLELYRGMVPVLIRNGPSNAAFFVLREEANARIPNDASLASRTMQEFIAGAVIGASLSTIFYPMNVIKVSMQSEMGHQREKMWTVCQRIYHERGGRISYFFRGCGFNAFRSFMSWGVMNTAYEKIKELIT, encoded by the exons ATGAGTGATGCACGAGAAGAACTGACGACTATGGAAGGCATAGACACTAGATTGATTGTATCATTTGATTGGCATGAATTTGCTTGCGGTTGCGGAGCCGCTTTTGTCAATTTGGGATTGACATACCCTATATACAAACTCATATTCCGACAAATGCTACATGGTGTGGGAATAGGATCTGCCTTTGACCAGCTGCGAAATGAAGGAATTACTTACCTTTATCGTGGGATATTCCCACCATTAGCACAAAAAACTGTATCGCTTTCGATAATGTTCGGAGTGTACGATGGAACTCGGCGGATGTTGGTTGAAGGGTTTCAGATGAACAATTATGCAGCCAAAATAATATCCGGCCTTACAGCTGGAACATTTGAAGGTGCATTACTGCCATTTGAGAGGGTTCAGACGTTGTTGGCGGATTCGAAGTTTcatcatcattttaaaaatacacctGCGGCTTTTCG atatGTGATTGCGAATCATGGGTTCCTAGAATTGTATAGGGGAATGGTTCCCGTGTTGATCCGGAATGGGCCATCGAATGCGGCATTTTTTGTATTGCGTGAAGAGGCTAATGCACGAATACCTAATGAC gCTTCCTTAGCATCCCGAACGATGCAAGAATTTATTGCTGGTGCAGTAATTGGAGCTTCCTTGAGTACAATTTTCTATCCAATGAACGTTATAAAAGTATCAATGCAAAGTGAAATGGGGCACCAACGGGAAAAAATGTGGACAGTTTGCCAAAGAATATACCACGAGCGTGGCGGTAGAATATCATACTTTTTTCGTGGTTGTGGCTTTAACGCATTCAGATCGTTTATGAGTTGGGGTGTTATGAATACTGCCTACGAAAAAATTAAGGAACTGATAACATaa
- the LOC129939937 gene encoding putative fatty acyl-CoA reductase CG5065 isoform X1 has protein sequence MCTNNESHNESEISNWYASKNIFITGATGFMGKVLVEKLLRDCQDLNCLYLLMREKKGASVIERKEQYFKCLIFDKVFKRDPHVLKKIKIIKGDVLEKGLGICDSDLHELISKVDIIFHCAANVRFDQPLRPMIEMNVGGTHKMLQLAEKLTNLKVVVHVSTSYCQCNESILEERPYQPPNDPHEILAMVRSLDENALQEVTPRLLKGLPNTYAYSKALAEGLVQSFNRKFPIVICRPSIVTASLKEPLPGWVEGVNGPTGLMIAGARGVLRSMHCNPDYPATIIPVDTAINALIAAAWDCGSKLENDVNYINVCVSNKLLMTWGESIESGKRFFYETPLSFSLWYPNGSIKKNYYEHLFCVIFFHYLPAYFIDFLLLIIGRKPFLIKVQKKISGGLSLLQYYTTKTWEFKNEKFCQLNSKLNYVDREIFNICQEQINWEQYIRSYIHGMRTFMLKETDASLPKARKLLTRLYIVDRIVKLTFVIVTFTLLWINIDTMIARGDAILKNALDMFIKNDNTTLVLNT, from the exons ATGTGTACAAATAATGAATCACATAATGAATCCGAAATATCAAATTGGTACGCcagcaaaaatatatttataactgGAGCAACAGGATTTATGGGTAAAGTTTTAGTGGAAAAACTTCTTCGCGACTGTCaggatttaaattgtttatatctGTTGATGAGAGAAAAAAAGGGAGCAAGCGTCATAGAGAGAAAAGAACAATACTTCAAATGTTTg atatttgataaagttttcaaaagagaTCCACACgtattaaagaaaatcaaaattatcaaaGGTGATGTTCTAGAAAAAGGTCTTGGAATATGTGATAGTGATTTGCACGAACTAATATCAAAAGTTGACATAATATTTCATTGTGCTGCTAATGTTCGATTTGATCAGCCTCTTAGACCGATGATTGAGATGAATGTGGGTGGTACGCATAAGATGTTGCAATTGGCTGAAAAATTAACCAACCTTAAGGTTGTAGTGCATGTATCCACATCATACTGCCAATGCAATGAAAGTATATTAGAAGAGAGGCCGTATCAACCACCCAATGACCCACATGAAATTCTTGCAATGGTGCGCTCATTGGATGAAAATGCACTACAAGAAGTCACACCTAG GTTGCTAAAAGGTTTACCAAACACATATGCTTATAGTAAGGCACTGGCAGAGGGATTAGTTCAatcttttaacagaaaatttcCCATTGTAATTTGTAGACCCTCTATAg taACTGCATCACTAAAAGAACCACTACCCGGATGGGTTGAAGGTGTAAACGGACCAACGGGGTTGATGATAGCTGGCGCTAGAGGTGTTCTCCGTTCTATGCATTGCAACCCTGATTATCCTGCCACTATTATTCCAGTtgacaccgctattaatgcactTATTGCAGCAGCTTGGGATTGTGGCAGCAAATTAGAAAATGACGTAAATTATATCAATGTCTGTGTTTCTAACAAGTTACTTATGACATGGGGTGAGAGCATAGAATCTGGTAAACGCTTCTTCTATGAGACTCCCTTAAGTTTTTCCCTATGGTATCCTAATGGTTCCATTAAAAAGAACTACTACGAGCATTTATTTTGCGTGATCTTCTTTCATTATCTTCCAGcttatttcattgattttctCTTACTGATAATTGGACGAAAACCttt tttaataaaagtgcAGAAGAAAATTTCTGGTGGTCTAAGTCTCCTTCAGTactatacaacaaaaacatggGAATTCAAAAACGAgaaattttgtcaattaaacTCCAAGCTGAATTATGTCGATCgagaaatatttaatatttgccAGGAGCAAATCAATTGGGAACAATATATTCGATCATATATTCATGGCATGAGAACTTTTATGTTGAAAGAAACCGATGCTTCACTTCCGAAAGCAAGAAAGCTTTTGACACGATTGTATATTGTCGACCGAATCGTCAAGTTAACATTTGTCATAGTAACATTTACTTTGCTTTGGATCAACATAGATACCATGATAGCAAGAGGAGATGCAATCTTAAAAAATGCTTTGgatatgtttattaaaaatgataataCAACGCTGGTTTTAAATACATGA